Proteins found in one Zea mays cultivar B73 chromosome 1, Zm-B73-REFERENCE-NAM-5.0, whole genome shotgun sequence genomic segment:
- the LOC103643415 gene encoding WAT1-related protein At3g02690, chloroplastic yields MAAAARPASAHLLLLAPLPSPPRLSHLIHTRRLYALAPARRPAAARARRESSPPSAPSPPAPADSLDCVGTGSDVECFVDAGAEDAAPLLPALSAGASKDDGKSEGDAAVSASPTGRELLEWASLVSPFFFWGTAMVAMKGVIPRTGPFFVAAIRLLPAGALLVAFAAARGRKQPSGWEAWLAIAAFGLIDAACFQGFLAEGLQKTSAGLGSVIIDSQPLTVAILASLLFGESIGAIGVGGLVLGVVGLLLLEVPALSVEGNDTTIWGSGESLMFLSAQSMAVGTIMVRWVSKYSDPIMATGWHMIIGGLPLLVISVLNHDPALSGHIQDLTWSDILALGYTSIFGSAVSYGVYFYNATRGSLTTLSSLTFLTPMFASVFGYLYLGETFSTVQIGGALLTLVAIYMVNYKSIIGEK; encoded by the exons ATGGCGGCCGCCGCGCGCCCCGCGTccgcccacctcctcctcctcgcccCGCTCCCTTCTCCTCCCCGCCTTTCGCATCTCATCCACACCCGCAGACTCTACGCACTCGCCCCCGCCCGCCGCCCTGcggccgcgcgcgcgcgccgcgaaTCCTCTCCTCCCTCCGCGCCCTCCCCTCCTGCCCCGGCTGACTCGCTCGATTGCGTCGGAACTGGCTCGGATGTCGAGTGCTTCGTCGACGCCGGCGCCGAAGACGCCGCTCCCCTCCTTCCCGCGCTCTCCGCAGGCGCGTCAAAGGACGATGGGAAGAGCGAGGGCGACGCGGCGGTTTCGGCTTCCCCTACGGGGAGGGAGCTCTTGGAGTGGGCATCTCTGGTGTCGCCCTTCTTCTTCTGGGGCACGGCTATGGTGGCCATGAAGGGGGTCATACCCCGCACGGGTCCCTTCTTCGTCGCCGCGATACGCCTGCTCCCCGCGGGCGCACTGCTAGTTGCCTTCGCCGCCGCGCGCGGCAGGAAGCAGCCCTCCGGCTGGGAGGCCTGGCTCGCCATCGCTGCGTTCGGACTCATCGACGCGGCCTGCTTCCAG GGCTTTCTCGCGGAGGGACTGCAGAAGACATCGGCTGGGCTCGGGAGC GTCATCATTGACTCGCAGCCATTGACGGTTGCTATCCTTGCATCACTGCTCTTTGGAGAGTCGATTGGCGCGATAGGAGTTGGAGGACTCGTGTTGGGCGTCGTGGGGCTCTTGCTTCTGGAG GTTCCAGCACTGTCAGTTGAAGGAAATGACACAACAATCTGGGGAAGCGGGGAATCGTTGATGTTCCTCTCAGCTCAAAGCATGGCAGTCGGAACTATCATGGTCCGCTGGGTGTCAAAGTACTCTGATCCAATTATGGCAACAGGATGG CACATGATTATTGGTGGGCTTCCTTTGCTAGTGATATCTGTTCTTAATCATGATCCTGCTCTGAGTGGCCATATTCAAGATCTTACATGGAGCGACATATTAGCACTTGGTTATACATCTATATTTGGCAGTGCTGTCAGCTACGGTGTATACTTTTACAATGCTACTAGGG GTAGCTTAACCACACTTAGTTCTCTCACTTTCTTGACCCCCATGTTTGCATCCGTTTTCGG GTACCTGTACCTGGGTGAGACCTTCTCAACAGTACAGATTGGTGGTGCGCTTCTCACACTGGTTGCCATCTACATGGTTAACTACAAAAGCATTATAGGTGAGAAATAA